A stretch of Anaeromyxobacter dehalogenans 2CP-1 DNA encodes these proteins:
- a CDS encoding Hsp70 family protein, with the protein MSGPRYVVGIDLGTVNSALASVDLARAGDLAEAVEALPVPQLVRPGEVEPRRLLPSSAYLPGPELPPAATRLPWGERAIVVGELAREQGARVPGRLVASAKSWLANPRADRTAPILPWGAPEGVPRISPVAASALVLGHLRDAWEAAHPGAPLVEQELTLAVPASFDAAARELTLAAARQAGLPRAALVEEPQAAFHDWASRHRADLGAALGLPGGEGAAQVLVVDVGGGTTDLTLVRAEVHDGRPSLTRLAVGDHLLLGGDNVDLALARAVEGRLGGRLDPARFGALVQACRLAKERLLAAGGPERVPVAVAGAGSRIVAGAVSAELTRDEVRALVLDGFFPRVGPEDRPRRAPRTAGLAELGLPYEPDPAVTRHVAAFLALHAAEAGAVGGGPARPDAVLLNGGTFAAPEVRARLAEAVSALFPGAPPVRALASPALDLAVARGAALSALARRGVGLRIGGGTPRAFYVGIAAPEGERALCVVPRHAEEGTRVAVPRTFRLALGRPVRFALLASSAPRLEGPGDVVEPGDDLVPLPPVETVLSAPGQGDAEVPVRLEAVLTEIGTLELWCAATDRDARWRLEFSLRAGAADAGAPGRPAETAAVPRGLEEAHALVDLFYGRKGAVERKEVKGLFRALEKVLGPRDAWSTPVVRDLWAALHAGRGRRRRTADHERTWLQLTGFCLRPGFGAPLDAWRAGETWKAFGEGLQYQGDARAWAAWWVTWRRIAGGLEAAAQRRLLETVRPFLQPRDPRRPPPKVAGVRPMAEDEMVRLAGSLERIDAAEKEELGGWLLARAEAEGPAAHLLWAIGRLGARVPFHASVHQVVPPAVAEAWIDRLLAAAPPREVAFALGQLARRSGDRVRDVGEAARARALAALAAAGVPEEQARPVREVVEASAEAEQRIFGESLPAGLRLVAGEEDPAAPPT; encoded by the coding sequence ATGTCCGGCCCGCGCTACGTCGTCGGCATCGACCTCGGCACGGTCAACTCCGCGCTCGCCTCGGTGGACCTCGCGCGCGCGGGCGACCTCGCCGAGGCGGTCGAGGCGCTGCCGGTCCCGCAGCTGGTCCGGCCGGGCGAGGTGGAGCCGCGGCGCCTGCTGCCGTCCTCGGCCTACCTGCCCGGCCCGGAGCTGCCGCCGGCCGCCACCCGGCTGCCCTGGGGCGAGCGCGCCATCGTGGTCGGCGAGCTGGCGCGCGAGCAGGGCGCCCGCGTGCCCGGCCGGTTGGTGGCCTCGGCGAAGAGCTGGCTCGCGAACCCCCGGGCCGACCGGACCGCGCCGATCCTTCCCTGGGGGGCGCCCGAGGGCGTGCCGCGCATCTCGCCGGTGGCCGCCTCGGCGCTGGTCCTGGGCCACCTCCGCGATGCCTGGGAGGCCGCCCACCCCGGCGCACCGCTCGTCGAGCAGGAGCTGACGCTGGCGGTGCCCGCGTCGTTCGACGCCGCCGCGCGCGAGCTGACCCTCGCGGCGGCGCGCCAAGCGGGGCTGCCGCGCGCGGCGCTGGTCGAGGAGCCGCAGGCCGCGTTCCACGACTGGGCCTCGCGCCACCGCGCCGACCTGGGCGCCGCGCTGGGCCTCCCCGGCGGCGAGGGCGCCGCGCAGGTGCTGGTGGTCGACGTGGGCGGCGGCACCACCGACCTCACGCTGGTCCGCGCCGAGGTGCACGACGGGCGGCCGTCGCTCACCCGCCTCGCCGTCGGCGATCACCTGCTGCTCGGCGGCGACAACGTGGACCTGGCGCTGGCGCGGGCGGTGGAGGGGAGGCTGGGCGGACGGCTCGACCCGGCGCGCTTCGGCGCGCTGGTGCAGGCGTGCCGGCTCGCGAAGGAGCGGCTGCTGGCCGCGGGCGGCCCGGAGCGCGTCCCGGTGGCCGTGGCCGGCGCGGGGAGCCGCATCGTCGCCGGCGCGGTCTCGGCGGAGCTGACGCGCGACGAGGTGCGCGCGCTGGTGCTGGACGGCTTCTTCCCTCGGGTCGGTCCGGAGGACCGCCCCCGCCGCGCGCCGCGCACCGCCGGGCTGGCGGAGCTGGGGTTGCCCTACGAGCCGGACCCGGCGGTCACCCGCCACGTGGCCGCGTTCCTCGCGCTGCACGCGGCCGAGGCGGGCGCCGTGGGGGGCGGGCCGGCCCGGCCGGACGCGGTGCTCCTCAACGGCGGCACCTTCGCCGCGCCGGAGGTGCGTGCGCGCCTCGCCGAGGCCGTGTCCGCGCTGTTCCCGGGCGCGCCGCCGGTGCGCGCGCTCGCCAGCCCCGCGCTCGACCTCGCGGTGGCGCGCGGCGCGGCGCTCTCGGCGCTGGCCCGGCGCGGCGTGGGCCTGCGCATCGGCGGCGGCACCCCGCGGGCGTTCTACGTGGGCATCGCCGCGCCGGAGGGCGAGCGGGCGCTCTGCGTGGTGCCGCGCCACGCCGAGGAGGGGACGCGGGTCGCGGTGCCGCGAACGTTCCGGCTGGCGCTGGGGCGGCCGGTCCGCTTCGCGCTGCTCGCGTCGTCCGCGCCGCGGCTGGAGGGGCCGGGCGACGTCGTCGAGCCGGGCGACGACCTGGTCCCGCTGCCGCCGGTGGAGACGGTGCTCTCGGCACCGGGGCAGGGCGACGCCGAGGTGCCGGTGCGCCTCGAGGCGGTGCTCACCGAGATCGGGACGCTCGAGCTGTGGTGCGCCGCCACCGATCGCGACGCGCGCTGGCGGCTCGAGTTCTCGCTGCGGGCGGGCGCCGCCGACGCAGGGGCGCCGGGACGTCCCGCGGAGACGGCGGCGGTGCCGCGCGGGCTGGAGGAGGCGCACGCGCTGGTGGACCTGTTCTACGGCAGGAAGGGGGCGGTCGAGCGCAAGGAGGTGAAGGGGCTGTTCCGGGCGCTCGAGAAGGTCCTCGGGCCGCGCGACGCCTGGTCCACGCCGGTGGTGCGGGACCTGTGGGCGGCGCTGCACGCGGGCCGGGGGCGGCGGCGGCGCACCGCCGACCACGAGCGCACCTGGCTCCAGCTCACCGGCTTCTGCCTGCGCCCCGGCTTCGGCGCCCCGCTCGACGCCTGGCGGGCCGGGGAGACCTGGAAGGCGTTCGGCGAGGGGCTGCAGTACCAGGGCGACGCGCGCGCCTGGGCGGCCTGGTGGGTCACCTGGCGGCGCATCGCCGGCGGGCTCGAGGCCGCCGCGCAGCGGCGGCTGCTCGAGACGGTGCGGCCGTTCCTCCAGCCGCGCGATCCGCGCCGCCCGCCGCCGAAGGTGGCCGGGGTCCGGCCGATGGCGGAGGACGAGATGGTCCGGCTCGCCGGGAGCCTCGAGCGGATCGACGCGGCCGAGAAGGAGGAGCTCGGCGGGTGGCTGCTCGCGCGCGCCGAGGCGGAGGGCCCTGCGGCGCACCTGCTCTGGGCGATCGGCCGCCTGGGCGCGCGCGTCCCGTTCCACGCCAGCGTGCACCAGGTGGTCCCGCCCGCGGTCGCGGAGGCCTGGATCGACCGGCTGCTCGCGGCCGCGCCGCCGCGGGAGGTGGCGTTCGCGCTGGGGCAGCTCGCCCGCCGGAGCGGCGATCGGGTCCGCGACGTGGGCGAGGCCGCGCGCGCGCGGGCGCTGGCCGCGCTCGCGGCCGCCGGCGTCCCGGAGGAGCAGGCACGGCCGGTGCGCGAGGTGGTCGAGGCGAGCGCGGAGGCCGAGCAGCGGATCTTCGGCGAGAGCCTCCCGGCCGGGCTCCGGCTGGTCGCGGGGGAGGAGGACCCCGCCGCCCCGCCCACGTGA
- a CDS encoding NAD-dependent succinate-semialdehyde dehydrogenase has product MAAMSSVNPATGEVLARFDEIADAELERRLALAAATFRSWRRVPLAERAGRMRRAAEVLEARKDALGRTMTLEMGKTLRSAVAEAEKCAWVCRFYAEHAERFLSDEVLPSSAARSYTRCLPIGPVLAVMPWNFPFWQVFRFAAPALMAGNVGVLKHASNVPQSALAIEAVFREAGFPEGCFQTLLVGSSRVQRIVEDPRIAAATLTGSEGAGSAVASAAGRVIKKTVLELGGSDAFVVMPSADLDAAVATAVTARTINNGQSCIAAKRFIVHEAISERFEQAFVKRMAALKVGDPLDAGTDVGPVVSEAELRKLSEQVDAAVKAGGRLLLGGAPSGGRGFYYPPTVIADVPPTSPSYREEIFGPVALLFRARNVDQAISIANDVPFGLGSSVWTREPAERDRFVDELEAGATFVNAMVASDPRLPFGGVKRSGYGRELAREGIREFVNLKTVVLQDAAAAAGQPGAAME; this is encoded by the coding sequence ATGGCCGCCATGTCGTCGGTGAACCCCGCCACCGGTGAGGTGCTCGCCCGCTTCGACGAGATCGCCGACGCCGAGCTGGAGCGGCGGCTCGCGCTCGCCGCGGCGACGTTCCGGTCCTGGCGCCGCGTCCCGCTCGCGGAGCGCGCCGGGCGCATGCGGCGCGCGGCGGAGGTCCTGGAGGCGCGCAAGGACGCGCTCGGCCGGACCATGACGCTCGAGATGGGCAAGACGCTCCGCTCGGCGGTGGCCGAGGCCGAGAAGTGCGCCTGGGTCTGCCGCTTCTACGCCGAGCACGCGGAGCGGTTCCTCTCCGACGAGGTGCTCCCGTCGAGCGCGGCGCGGTCGTACACCCGGTGCCTGCCCATCGGGCCGGTGCTGGCGGTGATGCCCTGGAACTTCCCCTTCTGGCAGGTGTTCCGCTTCGCCGCGCCGGCGCTCATGGCCGGCAACGTCGGCGTGCTGAAGCACGCGTCCAACGTCCCGCAGTCGGCGCTCGCCATCGAGGCGGTGTTCCGCGAGGCCGGCTTCCCGGAGGGCTGCTTCCAGACGCTGCTGGTCGGCTCGTCGCGGGTGCAGCGCATCGTGGAGGACCCGCGCATCGCGGCGGCCACCCTCACCGGCAGCGAGGGCGCCGGCAGCGCGGTGGCCTCCGCGGCCGGCCGCGTCATCAAGAAGACCGTGCTGGAGCTGGGCGGCAGCGACGCGTTCGTGGTGATGCCGTCCGCCGACCTGGACGCGGCGGTGGCCACCGCGGTCACCGCGCGCACCATCAACAACGGCCAGTCCTGCATCGCGGCCAAGCGCTTCATCGTCCACGAGGCGATCTCCGAGCGCTTCGAGCAGGCTTTCGTGAAGCGCATGGCCGCGCTGAAGGTGGGCGATCCGCTCGACGCCGGCACCGACGTCGGGCCGGTGGTGAGCGAGGCGGAGCTCCGGAAGCTCTCGGAGCAGGTGGACGCGGCGGTGAAGGCGGGAGGGCGGCTCCTGCTCGGCGGGGCGCCGTCGGGCGGACGGGGGTTCTACTACCCGCCCACCGTGATCGCCGACGTGCCGCCGACCTCGCCGTCCTACCGCGAGGAGATCTTCGGCCCGGTGGCGCTGCTGTTCCGCGCGCGCAACGTCGACCAGGCCATCTCCATCGCCAACGACGTGCCGTTCGGCCTCGGGTCGAGCGTCTGGACGCGCGAGCCGGCCGAGCGCGACCGCTTCGTGGACGAGCTGGAGGCCGGCGCGACGTTCGTGAACGCGATGGTCGCCTCGGATCCGCGGCTCCCGTTCGGCGGGGTGAAGCGCTCGGGGTACGGCCGCGAGCTGGCGCGCGAGGGCATCCGCGAGTTCGTGAACCTGAAGACGGTCGTGCTGCAGGACGCCGCCGCGGCGGCGGGGCAGCCCGGCGCGGCCATGGAGTAG
- a CDS encoding YbgA family protein — protein MARPKLRLGVSSCLLGQEVRYDGQHKRDDFLTEVLGPFVQWVPVCPELELGLGVPREPIRLVGRSAAPSLVAERSGLDHTEAMRAFAERRVGELAREDLSGYVTKKDSPSCGMERVRVHPAKGGPPRRDGVGAFARVLIEAFPLLPVEEEGRLHDPALREGFVERVFAYARWKEAVAAGMTRGALVAFHTAHKLTLLAHSPAAYRALGARVGGLRRGAIRADVEAYGAGLMAALKVPATRGRHVNVLQHAAGYLRDRLPAADRKELEESIADFGRGLVPRIVPLTLLRHHVRAQGLEYLAGQVYLDPDPKELMLRNHA, from the coding sequence ATGGCCCGCCCGAAGCTCCGCCTCGGCGTCTCGTCCTGCCTGCTCGGCCAGGAGGTCCGCTACGACGGGCAGCACAAGCGCGACGACTTCCTGACCGAGGTGCTGGGCCCGTTCGTGCAATGGGTGCCGGTGTGCCCGGAGCTGGAGCTGGGCCTGGGGGTGCCGCGGGAGCCGATCCGGCTGGTGGGCCGGTCCGCGGCACCGTCGCTCGTAGCGGAGCGGAGCGGGCTCGATCACACCGAAGCCATGCGGGCCTTCGCGGAGCGGCGCGTGGGCGAGCTCGCGCGCGAGGACCTCTCCGGCTACGTGACCAAGAAGGACTCGCCGTCGTGCGGGATGGAGCGCGTGCGCGTCCACCCGGCGAAGGGCGGGCCGCCGCGGCGCGACGGGGTGGGCGCGTTCGCGCGCGTGCTGATCGAGGCGTTCCCGCTCCTCCCGGTGGAGGAGGAGGGCCGGCTGCACGATCCGGCGCTGCGCGAGGGCTTCGTGGAGCGGGTGTTCGCCTACGCGCGCTGGAAGGAGGCCGTCGCCGCGGGGATGACCCGCGGGGCGCTGGTGGCGTTCCACACCGCGCACAAGCTGACGCTCCTCGCGCACAGCCCCGCGGCGTACCGGGCGCTGGGAGCGCGCGTGGGCGGGCTGCGCAGGGGCGCCATCCGCGCCGACGTCGAGGCGTACGGGGCCGGCCTGATGGCGGCGCTGAAGGTGCCCGCCACCCGCGGCCGCCACGTGAACGTGCTGCAGCACGCGGCCGGCTACCTCCGCGACCGGCTCCCTGCGGCCGACCGCAAGGAGCTGGAGGAGAGCATCGCCGACTTCGGCCGCGGGCTGGTGCCGCGCATCGTGCCGCTCACGCTGCTCCGCCACCACGTGCGCGCCCAGGGCCTCGAGTACCTCGCCGGCCAGGTGTACCTGGATCCCGATCCCAAGGAGCTCATGCTCCGCAACCACGCGTGA
- a CDS encoding YihY/virulence factor BrkB family protein: protein MRLPGDGMSWREFGKGLYHELDHDNVTDLAATVTYYGVLALFPFLLFLVALASVVITPAQAQQLVHQLAQVAPGEVTKIVGDRIQQLGAQQNVTLLGFGALGALWAASGATLALMRSLNTAYDVGESRPFWKVRAIALLMTVVAGVLALVGALAAVATEPLANAIGGRAGAAILWLRLPVAALVMMFLWALLYYVLPDVEQRFKFITPGSVFGVVLWVLASWGFGKYVANFGHYDKTYGSIAGVIVLLFWMWLSALVLLVGAEINALIEHRSPEGKREGAKSMQDTGMGPVARASAPDEPARAAPAPLRAPPRRRRIGGLTALVAGLAAGILIGRREA, encoded by the coding sequence ATGCGGCTGCCCGGCGACGGCATGAGCTGGAGGGAGTTCGGCAAGGGGCTCTACCACGAGCTCGACCACGACAACGTCACCGACCTGGCCGCCACGGTCACCTACTACGGCGTGCTGGCGCTGTTCCCGTTCCTGCTGTTCCTGGTGGCGCTCGCGAGCGTGGTCATCACGCCGGCCCAGGCGCAGCAGCTGGTGCACCAGCTCGCGCAGGTCGCGCCGGGCGAGGTGACGAAGATCGTGGGCGACCGCATCCAGCAGCTGGGCGCCCAGCAGAACGTGACGCTGCTCGGCTTCGGCGCGCTGGGCGCGCTCTGGGCTGCGTCGGGCGCCACGCTCGCGCTCATGCGGTCCCTGAACACCGCGTACGACGTGGGCGAGTCGCGGCCGTTCTGGAAGGTCCGGGCCATCGCCCTGCTCATGACGGTGGTGGCCGGGGTGCTCGCGCTGGTGGGCGCGCTGGCGGCGGTCGCGACCGAGCCGCTGGCGAACGCGATCGGCGGGCGCGCCGGCGCGGCCATCCTGTGGCTGCGGCTCCCGGTCGCGGCGCTGGTGATGATGTTCCTGTGGGCGCTGCTCTACTACGTGCTGCCCGACGTGGAGCAGCGCTTCAAGTTCATCACCCCCGGCTCGGTGTTCGGGGTCGTGCTCTGGGTGCTGGCGTCGTGGGGGTTCGGCAAGTACGTCGCGAACTTCGGCCACTACGACAAGACCTACGGCTCCATCGCCGGCGTCATCGTGCTGCTCTTCTGGATGTGGCTCTCCGCCCTGGTCCTGCTGGTGGGGGCGGAGATCAACGCGCTCATCGAGCACCGCTCGCCGGAGGGCAAGCGCGAGGGGGCGAAGTCCATGCAGGACACGGGGATGGGGCCGGTGGCGCGGGCGTCCGCGCCGGACGAGCCGGCCCGGGCAGCCCCGGCGCCCCTGCGTGCGCCGCCTCGCCGCCGGCGGATCGGGGGCCTCACCGCGCTCGTCGCCGGCCTCGCCGCCGGGATCCTGATCGGCCGCAGGGAGGCGTGA
- a CDS encoding DUF4870 family protein, translated as MEPTAPFPTPAATRNTESTAKIVYVLYLLSFAAGITTLIGVVMAYVNEGDAPEGLRTHYRFQIRTFWIGLLYAVVGGLLTIVGIGALLLLFVAVWLVIRCVKGLRWLDQRQPVPNPATWLW; from the coding sequence ATGGAACCGACCGCGCCCTTCCCGACGCCCGCCGCCACGCGCAACACCGAGTCGACCGCCAAGATCGTCTACGTCCTCTATCTCCTGTCCTTCGCGGCCGGCATCACCACGCTCATCGGCGTGGTGATGGCGTACGTGAACGAGGGCGACGCGCCCGAGGGCCTGCGGACGCACTACCGGTTCCAGATCCGGACGTTCTGGATCGGCCTGCTCTACGCGGTGGTCGGCGGCCTGCTCACGATCGTGGGGATCGGCGCGCTCCTCCTGCTGTTCGTGGCGGTCTGGCTGGTGATCCGCTGCGTCAAGGGGCTGAGGTGGCTGGATCAGCGCCAGCCGGTCCCGAACCCGGCCACCTGGCTCTGGTAG
- a CDS encoding deoxyribodipyrimidine photo-lyase, which produces MPVPAERIRALNAAPLRPERAVVLHWMTSARRTRSNPALERAAELGRELGRPVLVVEPLRCGYPHASDRLHAFLLEGMRDNAAALAGRALYHPWVERRAGEGDGLLEALAARACAVIADDFPTGFPAQAIHAAAARLDVRLEAVDASCVVPFRLAGKDFPTAHAYRRHLQRTLPTWLDRLPAEDPLARAPPPWGASVPVEIRRRWPAARGAELDRPAALAAGLPIDHGVPPAGRGGSVAARRRLAAFLREGLDGYAERRNAPDEPRGSSGLSPWLHFGHVSSFEVLRAVLRREGWTPPAVATPPRGARAGWWALSPSAEAFLDQLLTWRELAFVTCAHVPEHRAYASLPAWARATLARHAADPRPAVYARAALEAAETHDPLWNAAQRQLLREGVVHGYLRMLWGKKILEWSATPEEAHATLLELNDRHALDGRDPNSVAGIAWCLGRYDRPWGPERPVFGTVRYMSSANTARKWPVRRYLERHGP; this is translated from the coding sequence ATGCCCGTCCCCGCCGAGCGGATCCGCGCCCTGAACGCCGCGCCGCTCCGCCCGGAGCGGGCGGTGGTGCTCCACTGGATGACGAGCGCGCGGCGGACCCGCTCGAACCCCGCGCTCGAGCGGGCCGCGGAGCTGGGCCGGGAGCTGGGCCGGCCGGTGCTGGTGGTGGAGCCGCTGCGGTGCGGGTACCCGCACGCGAGCGACCGGCTCCACGCGTTCCTGCTGGAGGGCATGCGCGACAACGCCGCGGCGCTCGCCGGACGGGCGCTGTACCACCCGTGGGTGGAGCGGCGCGCCGGGGAGGGGGACGGGCTGCTCGAGGCGCTCGCGGCGAGGGCGTGCGCCGTGATCGCGGACGACTTCCCCACCGGCTTCCCCGCGCAGGCGATCCACGCCGCGGCGGCGCGCCTCGACGTGCGCCTGGAGGCGGTGGACGCGAGCTGCGTGGTGCCGTTCCGCCTGGCTGGCAAGGACTTCCCCACCGCGCACGCCTACCGGCGGCACCTCCAGCGCACGCTGCCGACGTGGCTGGATCGCCTGCCGGCGGAGGACCCGCTGGCGCGCGCGCCGCCGCCCTGGGGTGCGTCGGTGCCGGTGGAGATCCGGCGGCGCTGGCCGGCCGCCCGCGGCGCGGAGCTGGACCGCCCGGCCGCGCTCGCCGCGGGGCTGCCGATCGATCACGGGGTCCCGCCGGCCGGCCGCGGCGGGAGCGTGGCGGCCCGGCGCCGGCTCGCGGCGTTCCTGCGCGAGGGGCTCGACGGCTACGCCGAGCGCCGCAACGCGCCGGACGAGCCGCGGGGATCGAGCGGGCTCTCGCCCTGGCTCCACTTCGGGCACGTCAGCAGCTTCGAGGTCCTGCGGGCGGTGCTGCGCCGGGAGGGCTGGACCCCGCCCGCGGTCGCCACGCCGCCCAGGGGCGCCCGCGCCGGCTGGTGGGCGCTGTCCCCCTCCGCCGAGGCCTTCCTCGATCAGCTCCTCACCTGGCGCGAGCTGGCCTTCGTCACCTGCGCGCACGTCCCGGAGCACCGCGCGTACGCGTCGCTCCCGGCCTGGGCGCGCGCCACCCTGGCCCGGCACGCCGCCGACCCGCGGCCGGCGGTCTACGCGCGGGCGGCGCTGGAGGCCGCCGAGACGCACGACCCGCTCTGGAACGCGGCGCAGCGCCAGCTCCTGCGAGAGGGCGTGGTGCACGGGTATCTCCGGATGCTCTGGGGGAAGAAGATCCTGGAGTGGAGCGCGACGCCGGAGGAGGCGCACGCGACCCTGCTCGAGCTGAACGACCGCCACGCGCTGGACGGCCGCGACCCGAACTCGGTCGCGGGCATCGCCTGGTGCCTCGGCCGCTACGACCGGCCCTGGGGGCCGGAGCGGCCGGTGTTCGGCACCGTCCGATACATGTCCTCCGCGAACACCGCCCGGAAGTGGCCGGTGCGCCGGTACCTGGAGCGCCACGGACCGTGA
- a CDS encoding CPBP family glutamic-type intramembrane protease codes for MLAAVGWALLVAASPPRFFAWATPLALAWMALSLAGAPPGLRARLRPRGSDVLLGLAVAGVLYAGARAFLWAGCGGATDALCAPTAAIFERFRTRALGPGLALALAIAPAEEVFWRGLVQARLARRLGPARAVAAAAALAAALALATGEGLLALAAVPTYAAWGALAAWRGSLVPALVSHAVWSVLIATVAPPG; via the coding sequence GTGCTCGCGGCCGTGGGCTGGGCGCTCCTGGTGGCGGCGAGCCCGCCCCGGTTCTTCGCCTGGGCCACGCCGCTCGCGCTCGCCTGGATGGCCCTGTCCCTCGCCGGCGCGCCGCCCGGGCTGCGGGCCAGGCTGCGTCCGCGCGGCTCCGACGTGCTGCTGGGCCTCGCCGTGGCGGGCGTGCTCTACGCCGGGGCGCGCGCGTTCCTGTGGGCGGGCTGCGGCGGGGCCACCGACGCGCTGTGCGCGCCCACCGCCGCCATCTTCGAGCGGTTCCGCACCCGCGCGCTCGGGCCCGGGCTGGCGCTCGCGCTCGCCATCGCGCCGGCCGAGGAGGTGTTCTGGCGTGGGCTGGTGCAGGCGCGCCTCGCCCGGCGGCTCGGTCCGGCGCGGGCCGTGGCTGCCGCGGCGGCGCTCGCCGCCGCGCTCGCGCTCGCGACCGGCGAGGGGTTGCTGGCGCTCGCCGCGGTGCCCACCTACGCAGCGTGGGGCGCGCTGGCGGCCTGGCGGGGCAGCCTGGTGCCGGCGCTCGTGTCCCACGCGGTCTGGAGCGTGCTCATCGCGACCGTGGCTCCCCCGGGCTGA
- a CDS encoding NAD-dependent epimerase/dehydratase family protein: protein MHPVQRTVLVTGATGFVGSALVPALAAAGHRVRATSRRRRAGPGGTVDWMAVDVRRPDDLERALDGVDAAYFLVHGMAAGRGDYVEEERRTAAGFVRAAERAGTGRIVYLGGVAPQGTPSRHLASRLAVGEVLRAGRVPALELRASMIVGAGSASWQVVRDLAMRLPVMLLPAWARSRTCPVWIGDVVGALVAGIDLPLPASAVHDLPGPDVLEVREILERVAALRGRRLPAARVPLPVPRVSMLWLKLISGADWRVVRELVQGLATDLLPREARFWQLAGLPAPLPFDEAARRALAGEPAGEGLRGAMAALEEALVDRCAPRLGPVSPGEPRSR, encoded by the coding sequence ATGCACCCAGTCCAACGCACCGTGCTGGTGACCGGGGCGACCGGCTTCGTGGGGAGCGCGCTGGTGCCGGCGCTCGCCGCGGCCGGGCACCGGGTCCGCGCCACGAGTCGCCGCCGCCGCGCCGGGCCGGGCGGGACGGTGGACTGGATGGCGGTGGACGTCCGGCGGCCGGACGACCTCGAGCGCGCGCTGGACGGCGTGGACGCGGCGTACTTCCTGGTGCACGGGATGGCCGCGGGCCGGGGAGACTACGTCGAGGAGGAGCGCCGCACCGCCGCCGGCTTCGTGCGGGCGGCGGAGCGGGCCGGGACGGGGCGCATCGTGTACCTGGGCGGCGTCGCGCCGCAGGGAACGCCCTCCCGGCACCTCGCCAGCCGCCTCGCGGTCGGGGAGGTGCTGCGCGCCGGTCGCGTGCCCGCCCTGGAGCTGCGCGCGTCGATGATCGTGGGCGCGGGCAGCGCCTCGTGGCAGGTGGTGCGCGACCTGGCGATGCGCCTGCCGGTGATGCTGCTGCCGGCGTGGGCCCGTTCGCGCACCTGCCCGGTCTGGATCGGCGACGTGGTGGGCGCGCTGGTGGCCGGGATCGACCTGCCGCTGCCGGCGAGCGCGGTTCACGACCTGCCCGGCCCGGACGTGCTGGAGGTGCGGGAGATCCTGGAGCGGGTGGCGGCGCTCCGCGGGCGGCGCCTGCCCGCCGCCCGCGTGCCGCTGCCGGTGCCGCGCGTCTCCATGCTCTGGCTGAAGCTGATCTCCGGCGCGGACTGGCGGGTGGTGCGCGAGCTGGTGCAGGGGCTGGCGACCGACCTCCTTCCGCGCGAGGCCCGCTTCTGGCAGCTCGCCGGGCTGCCCGCGCCGTTGCCGTTCGACGAGGCCGCGCGCCGCGCGCTGGCCGGCGAGCCCGCCGGCGAGGGGCTGCGCGGCGCGATGGCGGCGCTCGAGGAGGCGCTGGTGGATCGCTGTGCGCCGCGGCTCGGGCCGGTCAGCCCGGGGGAGCCACGGTCGCGATGA